The genomic window CGGCGACGTCCCGCCCGCGGCCCCAGCCGCGGTCGATCGTCAGCACCCCGTCCCCCCAGCGCAGCCGCTGGTCCAGCTCGGTCAGCAGCACGCCCACGCCGTGCTGGGCCAGGGTCCGGGCACGGTGCACGATGTCGGCCTCCAGCACCGAGCGGGCGCGCGGCCACCAGTGCGGGGCCAGGCAGTTCTCCCAGTACTCCTCCAGCGCCAGGCAGATCTCCTCCAGCAGCCGGGCGGGCTCGGCCAGCCGCTCGGCCAGCGGCGTCGGCAGCCGGCCGTCGTGCGGCAGGAAGGCGCGCTCCAGCTCGACCCGCAGGGTGGCCGGGTCGGTGGCCCGCAGCACGCCCAGCTCGGACCGGAAGCTGGGGGCGGGGCCGGCCGGCCGCGGGGTCAGGAAGTCGGCGACGTACCGGTTGCCCGCGATCAGCGAGCACAGCAGCTGGCGGCTCTCCAACTGCTCGAAGTCCGGCCGCAGCCGGCGGAACCACGCCTGCTGCGCCGGGTAGCTCGCCGGGTGCGTCCACATCCGCAGGCTCAGCACCGTCTCCTGGAGCGGTGAGCAGGCGAAGGAGACCGCGGCCAGATCCGCCAGGCCGAGGTGGAACCGGTACATAGCGACCCTTCGCTTCAGGCTGGAGCTAAATCAATACCGAAGAGTACGGACCGTGGGCTGAGATCGTGTCATGACGACGACAACCTCGGCCGCCGCGCCGGCGAGCACCATCCGCCCCCGTGGCCGCCTGTTGCCGGGCGATCCGGTCATGCGGCTGCTGAGCTGGACCACGCTGGTCAACGCGTTCGGCAACGGCCTGTTCTACACGGTCAGCGCGCTCTACTTCACCCGGATCCTCGGCTACGGCGTCGGCCAGGTCGGCGTGGTGCTGACGGTGGCCGGGCTGTGCGGGGTGGCGGCCAGCATCCCGGCCGGGCGGGCCGCCGACCGCTGGGGCAGCAAGCGGGTGCTGATCGCGCTGGTGGCCGCCGAGGGAGTGGGGACCATCGGCTACACCCTTGTGCACGGCCTGGCCGCCTTCGCGCTGCTCGCCTGCGTGGTGACCGCGGTCGACCGGGGTACCACCACCACCCGCAGCGCGCTCTACGCCGAGGTGCTGACCGCCGATCAGCGGGTGGCCGGCCGCGCCT from Kitasatospora sp. NBC_01250 includes these protein-coding regions:
- a CDS encoding ArsR/SmtB family transcription factor, which gives rise to MYRFHLGLADLAAVSFACSPLQETVLSLRMWTHPASYPAQQAWFRRLRPDFEQLESRQLLCSLIAGNRYVADFLTPRPAGPAPSFRSELGVLRATDPATLRVELERAFLPHDGRLPTPLAERLAEPARLLEEICLALEEYWENCLAPHWWPRARSVLEADIVHRARTLAQHGVGVLLTELDQRLRWGDGVLTIDRGWGRGRDVAGRDIRVDQRGLVFTPSCFIRSANTFISDQYPPAIAYPARGQGSMAGALDRPSTSRALEQLLGAPKARLLALLHEPVSTTELALRLGVTPGAVSQHLAVLLATRLVSRARHGRSVLYLRTALGDELAG